The following are encoded together in the Poseidonibacter lekithochrous genome:
- the argF gene encoding ornithine carbamoyltransferase, which yields MRHFLTLADYSKEEILEILDLAKQIKDETKRREFKDYMPKQTLGMIFEKSSTRTRVSFETGIYQLGGVGLFLSSNDIQLGRGEPMSDTSRVISRMVDMVMIRTFEQSKLEEFAHHSKVPVINGLTNEYHPVQLMADYMTIQEAGLDENLVVAYVGDGNNLAHSWLNMAAKLGFELRIATPKGYEVDADILATALEFAKESGAKIIIGNDPKAAVEGSTVVTTDTWVSMGQEDEKEQKVKEFDGYIVDTEMMNKADDKAIFLHCLPAYRGYEVSEEVFESERSLVFQEAENRLHAQKGVMVWLDKKRNV from the coding sequence ATGAGACATTTCTTAACATTAGCAGACTATTCAAAAGAAGAGATTCTTGAAATACTAGATTTAGCTAAACAAATCAAAGATGAGACGAAACGAAGAGAATTTAAAGATTATATGCCAAAACAAACTTTGGGAATGATTTTTGAAAAAAGTTCAACTAGAACAAGGGTTTCTTTTGAAACTGGTATTTACCAATTAGGTGGAGTTGGACTATTTCTTTCATCAAATGATATTCAACTAGGACGTGGAGAGCCAATGAGCGACACTTCTAGAGTAATTTCAAGAATGGTTGATATGGTAATGATTAGAACTTTTGAACAAAGTAAGCTAGAAGAATTTGCACATCATTCAAAAGTTCCTGTAATTAACGGGCTTACAAATGAATATCATCCAGTTCAATTAATGGCTGATTATATGACTATTCAAGAAGCTGGATTAGATGAAAACTTAGTAGTTGCATATGTTGGTGATGGAAATAACCTAGCACACTCTTGGCTTAATATGGCTGCAAAATTAGGTTTTGAATTAAGAATTGCAACTCCTAAAGGTTATGAAGTTGATGCTGATATTTTAGCTACAGCTTTAGAGTTTGCAAAAGAATCAGGCGCAAAAATCATTATTGGTAATGATCCTAAAGCTGCAGTTGAGGGTTCAACTGTTGTTACAACTGATACTTGGGTATCAATGGGACAAGAAGATGAAAAAGAGCAAAAAGTAAAAGAATTTGATGGTTATATTGTTGATACTGAAATGATGAATAAAGCAGATGATAAAGCTATTTTCTTACATTGTTTACCTGCATATAGAGGTTATGAAGTAAGTGAAGAAGTTTTTGAATCAGAAAGAAGTTTAGTATTCCAAGAAGCTGAAAACAGATTACATGCACAAAAAGGTGTAATGGTTTGGCTAGATAAAAAGAGAAACGTATAA